One window of the Dreissena polymorpha isolate Duluth1 chromosome 5, UMN_Dpol_1.0, whole genome shotgun sequence genome contains the following:
- the LOC127832651 gene encoding solute carrier family 35 member E2A-like, with amino-acid sequence MKSNAMPKKSEPEDLTHVVDMALQKAKLIRAIDTIILKDSGLADEKKGLMKPRALLFLSMWYFFSFCTLFLNKYILTTIRGDPILLGAVQMVMTTSLGFLQMYLPLGIYSNIKQNGKPPDFWRNMVIVGTMRFSTVVLGLVALKFTAVSFIETVKSSAPIFTVLISYKLLGEYSGVLTVLSLIPITFGLGLCSTYELSFNVQGFAASLVTNITECLQNVYSKMLLSGEKYRYTPAELQFFTSISSVIVQIPASVFMIDFLNVKNTMDVTMLTMFVFNGVSFHFQSLSAYVLMGYISPVTHSVANTVKRAFLIWLSIIVFGNPVTFLSGLGTIVVTVGVLCYTKARQIDAAKQALKYAHDEEIRVSEYK; translated from the exons ATGAAGTCCAACGCAATGCCAAAGAAAAGTGAACCAGAAGACTTGACCCATGTTGTGGACATGGCACTGCAGAAGGCCAAACTCATCCGGGCAATAGACACCATCATCCTGAAGGATAGTGGTCTGGCAGATGAGAAGAAAGGACTGATGAAGCCTCGGGCCCTTCTATTCCTTTCAATGTGGTACTTTTTCAGCTTCTGTACACTGTTCCTGAACAAGTACATCCTGACCACGATTAGGGGAGATCCTATTCTGCTGG GTGCAGTGCAGATGGTAATGACAACTAGTCTGGGCTTCCTACAAATGTATTTGCCCCTTGGTATCTATAGTAACATCAAACAGAATGGGAAACCACCAGATTTCTGGAGGAACATGGTCATTGTTGGAACCATGAG GTTTTCAACTGTGGTATTGGGACTTGTGGCACTGAAGTTTACAGCAGTATCATTCATAGAGACAGTGAAAAGTTCTGCACCAATATTCACTGTATTGATATCTTATAAGTTGCTTGGGGAGTATTCTGGTGTATTAACTGTGCTTAGTCTGATCCCTATCACGTTCGGACTGGGTCTCTGCTCAACATATGAATTAAGTTTCAATGTTCAAGGATTTGCAGCATCACTGGTGACAAATATAACAGAGTG tTTACAGAACGTTTATTCCAAAATGCTCTTGAGTGGTGAGAAATACAGATACAC TCCAGCAGAGCTACAGTTTTTTACAAGCATTTCATCTGTGATAGTACAAATCCCGGCCAGTGTTTTCATGATAGATTTCCtgaatgtcaaaaacacaatggaTGTTACAATGTTGACAATGTTCGTCTTTAATGGCGTGTCTTTCCACTTCCAAAGTCTCTCAGCGTATGTTCTGATGGGCTACATATCTCCTGTAACACATAG TGTTGCTAACACAGTGAAGAGAGCTTTCCTCATCTGGTTATCCATCATAGTGTTTGGTAACCCTGTGACTTTCCTCAGTGGACTGGGAACAATCGTCGTCACTGTTGGAGTGCTGTGCTACACAAAAGCAAGACAGATTGATGCTGCTAAACAGGCTTTAAAATATGCTCATGACGAAGAGATCCGTGTTTCTGAATATAAATAG
- the LOC127832653 gene encoding solute carrier family 35 member E2B-like isoform X1, which yields MPKISEAKGFTYVGEMELSMAKLVPVTDKIIVKDSGLKDEEKGLMNPRALFFLAIWYIFSFCTLFLNKYILTELKGDPLLLGAMQMVMTTSLGFLQMFLPLGFYTNIKRDGKPPNFWRNMVIVGTMRFSDVVLGLVALKFVAVSFTETVKSSAPIFTVFISYIMLGEYSGVFTVLSLIPIMFGLGLCTMYELSFNVEGFAASLGTNILECLQNVYSKMLISGEKYRYTPAELQFFTSISSVIVQIPACIIMIDFQHANKTMDVTMMTIFILNGVFFHFQSISAYVLMSYISPVTHSVANTVKRAFLIWLSVIVFSNPVTFFGGLGTAIVTVGVLCYTKAKQIDAAKQALKYAVDEEIAVHKKLRVKT from the exons ATGCCAAAGATAAGTGAAGCAAAGGGCTTCACATATGTTGGTGAGATGGAATTATCGATGGCAAAACTCGTACCAGTGACTGATAAGATCATCGTAAAGGACAGTGGACTGAAAGATGAGGAGAAGGGGCTGATGAACCCACGGGCGCTTTTCTTTTTAGCCATCTGGTACATCTTCAGCTTCTGTACTTTGTTCCTGAACAAGTATATCCTGACCGAGCTGAAAGGAGATCCTTTACTGCTTG GTGCAATGCAGATGGTAATGACAACGAGTCTTGGCTTCTTACAGATGTTTTTGCCCCTTGGTTTCTATACTAATATTAAACGGGATGGGAAACCACCAAATTTCTGGAGGAACATGGTCATTGTTGGAACCATGAG GTTTTCCGACGTAGTATTGGGACTGGTAGCTCTGAAGTTTGTGGCAGTATCCTTCACGGAAACAGTGAAAAGTTCCGCACCAATATTCACTGTATTTATATCTTACATAATGCTTGGAGAGTATTCTGGTGTCTTCACTGTGCTTAGCCTGATCCCGATCATGTTTGGTCTGGGTCTATGTACAATGTATGAATTAAGTTTCAATGTTGAAGGATTTGCAGCATCATTGGGGACAAATATATTAGAATG tttACAAAACGTGTATTCGAAAATGCTGATTAGTGGTGAAAAATACAGATATAC TCCAGCAGAGTTACAGTTCTTTACAAGCATTTCATCTGTGATAGTACAAATCCCTGCCTGCATTATCATGATAGATTTCCAGCATGCGAATAAAACAATGGACGTTACAATGATGACAATCTTCATCTTAAATGGCGTGTTTTTTCACTTCCAAAGTATCTCAGCATATGTTCTAATGAGCTATATATCTCCTGTAACACACAG TGTTGCTAACACAGTGAAAAGAGCTTTCCTCATCTGGTTATCAGTTATAGTGTTTAGTAACCCGGTGACTTTCTTCGGCGGACTTGGAACAGCCATTGTCACTGTTGGAGTTCTGTGCTACACAAAGGCAAAACAGATTGACGCTGCTAAACAGGCTCTAAAATACGCGGTTGATGAAGAAATTGCTGTACACAAAAAATTAAGAGTTAAGACTTAA